The stretch of DNA tttttttttctcttttatatttctttttttttgttataattaatagatgtttaatataataaatgttGCTTTTCAGTTATTAATGTGAAACTATATTTTGTGTTTTATTACAGAAATTGCTCCtgagttttttttttgtaaaattttttttttattttctgtgTTAATTTATGTTACTTTTGAAATAAAAGttgcaatttttttatgtaagaATTTACATAgaaatacattaaaaaagaaagccTTTCAATCCTACATTGAAAATTAATATGTAAAAATGTAACaagaaatgaagaaaaaattaaaacatataaatgtgcatatatatataaatacttattaatatacttttgttttttatattagaaATTAATATAACAGGCTttacgaatatatatattttttaatacagGAAGAGTTTATATTTGTTATGTTTTTCTTTAGTGGCGTCTTTAGTACTATCAAATTCAGTTGTTTTAGAGTTTAAACACAAGATTATTatgtaatataattaatattacttatatatttaccatatatatacacatatatatatatattttttttttagatctttaataatatcattttttaatttctttgtattaaaaaatgttatacAGAGAATAAcattttcaattaaaaaagatgtttttacaataataattaattctgctattattttttactatGTCGTAATCATATTTTGccaattttttgtaaataatgaaataaaaaaaaaacgtaattttattataaatatttacaatAAGGAAtgatatgtatatatatatatatatatatatatattttttttcagtcaacaaatgaaattaaatatatcattaaattgctcaataaaaatatagttttTCATACAGTTGAAAAATCTTATATGGATAATTGTAATTCTCTAAATAACATTacagtaataaaaaaaatataatatatgagTAACTTTAAAATGTTTCATTTTATGTATCtacatatttctttttttttttttaaaggatAAATTGGATATATTTGTAATAGCTCATTTGCTTGGTTGGTTCATTAAAGGATTTGCTAtgagaaatttttttcttctaaacTTGAATAGTGTATTATTTGAATTGCTAGAATTAAAATTTCAACATTTACTTCCGAATTTTTATGAGTGTTGGTGGGATCATGTTAGcacagaagaaaaaaaaaaaaatcatatcttttatatttacatttttgtatttattatatcttaattttgttttataataagttcaatatatatatatatatatgtactattttcatttttaggTAATATTAGATGTATTGGGTTGTAATTTAATAGGAATTGTGTCAAGTATATTGATTATGAGATATTTTAACATACcagtattattaaaatttttattaaataatacatatatatatcttactgtttttttttaataataattttttttttttttccagtTATATGACTGGAAAATTCCTGATAAAAtcaaactaaaaaaaaaaaatttaatattccCAGCATTAGATAGaatgtaattttattttatgcatatatatattatttttaatttttatatatgacttttttcttttataattattaattatattttttgttatcttgaagtattaaatttttttttttttctatatagaTGTCgaaaaatgtttaaaaataGCGCTTCTTtgcttttattaattttttattctgtAATGGTTAATATTAttgatttaaatatattctttttaaagGCTGAATTGAATTTACATCCTACTAATtatatgatattttttaGAACAGCTTTAGTTGTTTTAATTTCTGGTGAGATATCTAAAATTCTTTTGAAATATgctttgaaaaaaaaatatatcttcaatttttaattataaatttttttttttttttattttaatttttttttttagttaaagCATCTGTTGAGCTACATAATTGCATATCAAAGGAGTAAATAATATAacttgttttattttatttttatttattattcatGTGTATacttacaattttttttttagggtGAATACTGAAGGAGTTTTTTACGTTTTCATTGTTGcgacaatttttttattggaGTTGCTTTTATGTGTAAAATGGAAGCATAATTTGATATCAGACAACTCAGATTTGGCAATTATtaatgtaatatatatatttgtttaaatatatatattttatcatattttaacatttttatgagtattcatattttattattttattttataggCAACGTGGTTATTTATTACATCTACCTTTTCTTCAGTACTCCTTTTTCTTTATGCTAATGAATATTTGATATAATTATAGCTAATTAAATGTcgtcattatttaaaaatataaaattattaaagtttttaattaaattagttcaattgttttaataaaaattatgttttaattttgaattaatttttattaataaaaagtttattatttaatttatataaaatataataatgtttttaaaatatttattaataaaaaaaaaaaaaaaaataataataagtaAACATTATGAATAATCATAATTACaattgttttttaaaaacaaattcaaaatatatagtttgttaaaaaaattttttttttaaatacatgataattaaaatatgtttgataattttttcattgtacatatatatgaattatatgaaagaattaaaatatatttttttatatttattgtaTGTGTATAAGCACTATTTATCGCtaaattataaatgtttatttttagttttaaatcattttcaatataatacaaaatagtagttaacaaaaaaaaaacttgaatttcttttaaaaaattaaaatttaagttattataaagatatatttttataatcttATTCATATCCTTGTCTGAATAAAATTTAGTTagaaattcattttttgagaaaaaatgtataaattCATATTcgcatattttatttaaagaaataaaagcaCTGGTGTcgttacttatttttttttgactgctattttttatttcattattactGTATAAGTAACTCTTTAACATATTTGtatcaaaagaaaatttatatataaatacataaaagaacaaatataattcttttaatatcttGCTGTTATTATGAAAATCTACAAATGTTATTgctatgtttttaattatattttccacatttcttaatttatcttttaaaaatttctccttctcttttttttttaaaaattcatctCCGCATAGcacatcattattattttttgttattttaaaattaaaaactgtattatttaaatttaataaatgttCAACCAATTTTTCAAATAAcactaaaaaattattatttaattcaatatgtttttttattttaattttcattatatttattgcATATTTTACATCTATCTTTTCTTTCGGTAGAAGTATCttttctattaaattatttttaatattttttaataaaaattttatctgATTATCCATATTaaactcttttttttaaaagaatgattttttttaaacatttacataatataatcttttttaattattaaaaaaaaaaaatgctttgaatatataaaaaaattatcattttgataacattcttttattttattttacttcacttttttaaattgaatatcataaaaaatttatcttaGAATatgttatttcttttaaaaccACCCAAAATATAttgtattaattttaataccACTTGATACTTTATGCTTGAAATCACTTATATTTATTCCTTAATTAAACTCGACATATTCCTTAATGATTATATTTatcttaatttattttaatgcaAATATTTAGTTCATGAAGtgttttttcattaattatatttttctgtattttatttattatatttttagattTTTAACTATAAAATATCagaataaaaaacaaaaaaatatttatttttcaaaaactTGAAGTGTTTCATTAGACATcgcatatataattttttttttattaaagtgaataaaagaatttttaagtctagtaatttttttataagttactctatatttttttttttacattttttttgagTTCTAATTAGCATGCGgcaaatataattttttatttatttgataaactaccttttttcattttattttaaagttaaatatgaaatttttttttttctttttctttttttttttgtaaaatacaCTACATATATagctatattattttatataaaatatttaataatttccatattatgtatatgttttatatattattaaatatataaatttttagtattatttatatgttatcttttttttttttttttatttatatacaactttttaattaaattttttaaaatatttgagtaaatatatagaaatatttattataaaaaagctATTAATTGAAGTATTTATATTTGCAGTTGAAATGTGATaaacatttttctttttattgatttttattaatttgtatttcaaattttttttttttattttatgtaaataaataatatatttctttttttttttttttttttttaagttaaaagaaaatgatagatgtaattaatatatttagtaAAGGTGGAATTTTATTATGgtcttataatttttatgatattgGAGATACAACAATGAGATTGATtgttaaaaatgttttaatagaagaaaaatatgatgaattttgtaaaaagtataataattTCCATGTAAAAtggaaattaataaatgacCTAGATATAGTTATACTTATTGTTTATCAGGGAATTCAAAATACTACTTACTTAGATaatctatttttaaaaataaaaaaagcttttataaagttattccctaataatatagatatattCGCAATTGACATTCCAATAAATTTTGATAagcaatttttaaaaattttagatGAAAATGAGAATATTTTACgtaataaaagtaataatgatattaagaaaaaagaaaaaaataataaattgaaaagtgaagaagaaaaaattaacgATAATGATGACAACCTTTctaataataagaaaaaaggaaaaataaagaaaactGCAAGAGAATGGGAATTAAGTCAAAAGGTGACTAAAAAAGATATGGAAAAATTAGATTAttctaaaaatgaaaataaaaatggttTTAACGAAATAGAGAAATATGAAGGAGAATTAGATGATTCAAGTGACGATGATACAGATTACAAAAATACCTTCTTAAATAAGTTGAACgatacttttttaaaatttttttcttataacaATAAAATTGAAGAAGAAGATATAGAAAGTATCTtacaagaaataaaaaataagttaCTTTCTAAGAATGTTGCTGTAGACATATGTGATACATTAATAAATAGaatgaaagaaaatttaataggaaaaaaaaaaacaatttttgcTAGAAATGTCAAAAATGTTGTTTCAAATGTTTTAACCGAAACAATACAAACCATATTAATACCAAAAGACTCAGTAGATGTACTACGTTCAGCTCTAGAAGCTAAGTCCTTAGGTAAATTATATTCAATAGTATTTTTAGGGGTAAACGGTGTTGGGAAATCAACGAATTTAGCAAAGGTTTGTTActatttaaagaataaagGAAATCTGAAAATTATGATAGCTGCGTGTGATACCTTTAGAGCTGGAGCAGTAGAACAATTAAGAACTCATGCAAATTGCTTGGATGTATTTTTATACGAAAAAGGATATGGAAAAGATGCTTCCAGTATTGCTAAAGATGCCATTTTGTAcgcaaaaaaagaaaactaCGATGTTATTCTAATTGATACAGCAGGAAGAATGCAAGATAATGAACCCTTAATGAGATCTTTAggaaaattaattttaaataataatccagatttaattttatttgtagGAGAGGCATTGGTAGGAAATGATGCAATAGACcagttaaaaaaatttaatcaaGCTCTGGTAGAAGCAACGtgtaattcaaataaaagaACAATTGATGGAATACTTTTAACGAAATTTGATGCAGTTGATGATAAAGTTGGCACTGCTCTTTCTATGGTATATTTAACAGGAAAGCCAATTGTTTTTGTTGGGGTTGGGCAAAAATATACACATctcaaaaaatttaatgtaAATATGGTTGTTAAGGCATtaagttaaaaaataattgctCTATTATGTGCACAAGTAAAAGGGAAGAGTAAAAGAAGTAcaaacataaataaaaaaaaaaatataagctaatacaaaaaattatagaaaaaagtacacatacaaaaaaaaaaaaaaaaaaaaaaaataaaatagataaaattatttgtaaaGCTATTCATACTTTAGATATTCAGtaagtttttatatataattctatattttcaattttaagAGATAATTAGAAAAACTAGCAAGAGGAAATAATGcgtataaaaaattaaagaaataaaatgaatcTTTTCTAGAAAAGTATTTTAGTGTTCTAAATACTGTGAAGTATATATTGTTGttttaaaattgtttttttgaaaaataaatcaaaatgaaaatattgcATTTgcttaataaataatataagaaacatatatatttgtaagtatataaataaataattaaaatttgttcaataaaaaaataatttttttttttttttgtatttttgtgtttatataattttttaatttaaagtGAAATATTCTATTTCTCACAGATCATTCATGAATATGTTCAGAATgcttaaaattttctattttatatatattgataagaaacaatttttttttttttgaacatAAGGTTagacaaataaaaattaaatcttttttaaattgttatagaattttctttataagttttttttttttctttatcataaTTAGTGCTGTGATTCATATTTTAAggatttttctattttccaTACTATGAAAatctaaaaattataattaatatgtaTTTTAATATCTCTAGctaaaaattaagaaaaatttttaaggGAAACTAATGTTAATATCATACatacattttattaaaagaaaataaattataattctgTTATTATATTTGCTAATTGAATATTgcaatttaattttataattttttacagaaatttttaataataaaatgccAAAATGAATTATGAAgaaatataatgaataattatatttcttttaagtagataatatatgtatctacaaaataatattaataaaagttttttaattagtaatgaaaaaaagaaaaagtatattgatatataaatgtatttaaaaTTCACAAGTTATTTAAAgtttaaaatgaatattattaatattcttttcccgaaaaaaaaaggaattattttaagatatataatgaaaatttttttttttttttaataggaagaaaataaatgagataaaaatataatttgatatattaagaataaaaagttctataataaatatatatatatatatatatatatatatatatatatatatatatttatttattcacATATCCATTCCTTTAAGTGATAATTCCATTGTACTAATTCTTCTGGTTTAAACCAAATATTAATTTCTCTGTTAGCAGAAGCAACCGAGTCACTTCCATGAATTACATTTTTACCTACCTCTAAACAAAAATCTCCTCTAATAGTACCTACACTGCTATTTAATGGATTAGTTTCCCCAATTAATTTTCTTCCTTGATTCACTATATCTACTCCTTCCCAAACCATAGCAACAACTGGTCCTTTACCAACATATTCtattaaagaattaaaaaagggCTTATCACATAAATCCTTATAATGTTCTCTTAATATTTCTTTGCTGGGATTTAACATTTTTACAGCTATCATTttatatccttttttttcgAAACGTTTTATTATTGAACCTACCAAGCCTCTCTGTACTCCATCTGGTTTAACCATAATAAAACTTTTCTccatatttataatatttatttttaatatatatatatatatatttatttatttattttatatttttaatctctaattacttttttcaaaaaaaaaaaaaaaactatatctttttttttagtaagtactagtatttttatatatatttcttttataaataaaattttttttcaatgaaatataatttaaaaattttcttttctttattatataaatgtatacaaattttatttatatatatatcttattttttgCACTAATGATTTAATATTCGATAGGATaataatcataatttttttaactcttatataattaatttattcatatttttaaagtattcttaaaaaaaaagtataaaagcaatatattttgataatattttttaatgtatgatgttttttaatactaatacttaatttttatattaatgttGATGCACGGTAATGATCATTTGTgcttttatgtttttatatttaaaaaaaattaatttttatattagttaaaatatatcaataatataaaaaaaatgttaatgtAATTTCAAAgtcattttaaatatatattgccTATAATTCATAGGAATTAATTTTTGCTTCATTATTAcgttaattataatatttttagaggaaaaaaattaagaaaagaattaatatttaattttattattatactttttttgaATTCACTTAATTTAAGGATTAAGaagtaagaaaaaaaaaagttttttttgaataatacacatataaaagaatatatagaAGTGCATACCTTTgttctatttattttttcgattttattctttattttttattaagatttacctttaataaatttctttattaatattattttttataatatatatgtataatttaaaagtgTACATGGTAATTTGATTTAtatgattatatatatttttaaaatatgatattaataaattttttaaaaatgcatataaaaaaattgcatAAAGGATccaatttattttataatgcatcttttatttttattagagatttataatttttaattttccttgaaaaaaatgaaaaattttatatgtcAACATGTGAAATCCACTTTCATGTTTATTACagttataaaatttatccTAGTATTTTTAACAcatttcataattttattataaaaaaaaaagtatccCATAGTAGAttgcttttaaaaaatattatataaaaaataaataattctttattcTGTTATTcccatttatttatatttttttatgtttttgtttatttttaattttgatttATATGCACAATTTTGAAGCTTTCATAaaatgtagaaaaaaaaaaaaatagaaaaaaaagaaaaaaaaaagtaatagtGGAATACCActctaaaattttataacaataaaaaaataagagaaAAATTTCGGCTtcgtaaatttttttaactacataatatattaacaaaatagtatatatatata from Plasmodium relictum strain SGS1 genome assembly, chromosome: 11 encodes:
- the SRPR-alpha gene encoding signal recognition particle receptor alpha subunit, putative, translated to MIDVINIFSKGGILLWSYNFYDIGDTTMRLIVKNVLIEEKYDEFCKKYNNFHVKWKLINDLDIVILIVYQGIQNTTYLDNLFLKIKKAFIKLFPNNIDIFAIDIPINFDKQFLKILDENENILRNKSNNDIKKKEKNNKLKSEEEKINDNDDNLSNNKKKGKIKKTAREWELSQKVTKKDMEKLDYSKNENKNGFNEIEKYEGELDDSSDDDTDYKNTFLNKLNDTFLKFFSYNNKIEEEDIESILQEIKNKLLSKNVAVDICDTLINRMKENLIGKKKTIFARNVKNVVSNVLTETIQTILIPKDSVDVLRSALEAKSLGKLYSIVFLGVNGVGKSTNLAKVCYYLKNKGNLKIMIAACDTFRAGAVEQLRTHANCLDVFLYEKGYGKDASSIAKDAILYAKKENYDVILIDTAGRMQDNEPLMRSLGKLILNNNPDLILFVGEALVGNDAIDQLKKFNQALVEATCNSNKRTIDGILLTKFDAVDDKVGTALSMVYLTGKPIVFVGVGQKYTHLKKFNVNMVVKALS
- a CDS encoding phosphatidylserine synthase, putative is translated as MKSLYLLCFSLVASLVLSNSVVLEFKHKIIISLIISFFNFFVLKNVIQRITFSIKKDVFTIIINSAIIFYYVVIIFCQFFSTNEIKYIIKLLNKNIVFHTVEKSYMDNCNSLNNITDKLDIFVIAHLLGWFIKGFAMRNFFLLNLNSVLFELLELKFQHLLPNFYECWWDHVILDVLGCNLIGIVSSILIMRYFNIPLYDWKIPDKIKLKKKNLIFPALDRICRKMFKNSASLLLLIFYSVMVNIIDLNIFFLKAELNLHPTNYMIFFRTALVVLISVKASVELHNCISKEVNTEGVFYVFIVATIFLLELLLCVKWKHNLISDNSDLAIINATWLFITSTFSSVLLFLYANEYLI
- the NDK gene encoding nucleoside diphosphate kinase, putative; its protein translation is MVKPDGVQRGLVGSIIKRFEKKGYKMIAVKMLNPSKEILREHYKDLCDKPFFNSLIEYVGKGPVVAMVWEGVDIVNQGRKLIGETNPLNSSVGTIRGDFCLEVGKNVIHGSDSVASANREINIWFKPEELVQWNYHLKEWICE